One Synergistaceae bacterium DNA window includes the following coding sequences:
- a CDS encoding ABC transporter substrate-binding protein: protein MRKVVALFLVLMLMAVAGAASGDETIRIGHTVSLTGGASMWGQSEARALDMLAKRINEAGGVLGKQIEFVRYDNRNDGVESVNVARRLVTDDVVAVIGPAQSGNAIASAPVFERAQIPMVVTTATNPYVTIDQRTDEVRRFSFRPCFIDPFQGTVAARFAITDLGARRGAVLYDVGSDYGQWLARYFEEAFVAKDGEIVAREAFRTEELDYRAQLGKIKELAPDVIFIPTSQKEAAMAAKQARDLGIEAILLGTDNWGSPDLIELGGSAIDGGYFVNLTDLADPDIQEFVQEYKELFGEEPVLPNPVMAQDALLMIVDALNRTGGETGEALADAIANTKDLKVTSGVLTVDPADHNPLDKPAVIQQVDVENAEFKFVKKYVSVED, encoded by the coding sequence ATGAGAAAAGTTGTGGCGTTGTTTTTGGTTCTGATGTTGATGGCGGTGGCTGGTGCGGCATCCGGAGACGAGACTATAAGAATAGGTCACACTGTGTCGCTGACCGGAGGGGCCTCCATGTGGGGGCAGTCGGAGGCCAGGGCTCTGGACATGCTGGCGAAGAGGATCAACGAAGCGGGCGGGGTTCTGGGCAAGCAGATAGAGTTCGTCCGCTACGACAACAGGAACGACGGTGTCGAGTCGGTGAACGTTGCCAGGCGTCTGGTCACGGACGACGTCGTCGCGGTGATAGGACCGGCTCAGAGCGGCAACGCGATAGCCTCGGCGCCTGTGTTCGAGAGGGCGCAGATACCGATGGTAGTGACGACCGCGACCAATCCCTACGTCACCATCGACCAGAGGACCGACGAGGTCCGCCGCTTCTCCTTCCGCCCCTGCTTCATCGACCCGTTCCAGGGCACGGTCGCGGCGCGGTTCGCGATAACCGACCTGGGCGCGAGGAGGGGGGCCGTCCTTTACGACGTCGGCTCGGACTACGGGCAGTGGCTCGCCCGCTACTTCGAGGAGGCGTTTGTGGCCAAGGACGGAGAGATAGTCGCAAGGGAGGCTTTCAGGACGGAGGAGCTTGACTATCGCGCTCAGCTGGGCAAGATCAAGGAGCTCGCTCCCGACGTAATCTTCATCCCCACCAGCCAGAAGGAGGCCGCGATGGCTGCGAAGCAGGCCCGCGACCTGGGCATAGAGGCGATCCTGCTGGGCACCGACAACTGGGGCAGCCCCGACCTGATAGAGCTGGGCGGCAGCGCCATAGACGGCGGCTACTTCGTCAACCTGACCGACCTGGCCGACCCGGACATACAGGAGTTCGTGCAGGAGTACAAGGAGCTGTTCGGCGAGGAGCCGGTGCTTCCCAACCCGGTCATGGCCCAGGACGCGCTTCTGATGATAGTGGACGCCCTGAACAGGACGGGCGGCGAGACAGGGGAGGCTCTGGCGGACGCCATAGCCAACACGAAGGACCTCAAGGTCACCAGCGGAGTGCTGACCGTCGACCCGGCGGATCACAACCCGCTGGACAAGCCGGCAGTGATCCAGCAGGTGGACGTTGAGAACGCGGAGTTCAAGTTCGTCAAGAAGTACGTATCGGTCGAGGACTGA
- a CDS encoding branched-chain amino acid ABC transporter permease — protein sequence MFLQTLITGLSIGGIYSLMAVGYSLVFSVLNFSNFAHGAVIMLGAYVGLALATKLNLGLGLVLAGSVAGAGIIAVLNERLAYSVLRRRKAPSLYLMISAMGCSVFLENMVYATIGSRFYAFPEFFGRQVVTLWGSSLSLLDMGAFLFSILAIWGLHLFIGSTKTGIAIRAGVSDMTMCSLMGVDLDRLIAVVFLLAGGFAGVAGVFLGIKYLVYPTMGWVTNKAYIAAVIGGLGSLPGALAGGLILGVVETFVSTYVSSIMRDVFSFSLLVAFLVMRPDGLFGRGGEEKV from the coding sequence TTGTTCCTTCAGACTCTGATAACGGGCCTCTCGATCGGGGGCATCTACTCCCTGATGGCTGTGGGCTACTCTCTGGTCTTCAGCGTTCTTAACTTCAGCAACTTCGCCCACGGCGCGGTGATCATGCTCGGTGCTTACGTAGGGCTCGCCCTTGCCACCAAGCTGAACCTGGGGCTCGGGCTGGTGTTGGCCGGAAGCGTCGCGGGCGCTGGGATAATCGCGGTGCTGAACGAGAGATTGGCCTACTCCGTTCTGCGCAGGAGAAAGGCCCCGTCTCTCTACCTTATGATAAGCGCCATGGGTTGCTCCGTCTTCCTGGAGAACATGGTCTATGCGACCATCGGCTCCCGCTTTTACGCATTTCCCGAGTTCTTCGGCCGCCAGGTAGTCACCCTGTGGGGAAGCAGTCTCAGCCTGCTGGACATGGGAGCCTTTCTCTTCTCGATACTTGCGATATGGGGGCTGCACCTCTTCATCGGGAGCACAAAAACCGGGATAGCGATCCGGGCCGGTGTGTCGGACATGACCATGTGCTCCCTTATGGGCGTCGACCTCGACAGGCTGATAGCGGTGGTCTTCCTGCTGGCTGGGGGCTTCGCCGGGGTTGCAGGGGTCTTTCTCGGTATAAAATACCTCGTCTACCCTACCATGGGGTGGGTGACCAACAAGGCCTACATCGCCGCCGTGATAGGCGGACTCGGCAGCCTGCCGGGCGCCCTGGCCGGCGGGCTGATCCTCGGGGTGGTGGAGACCTTCGTGTCCACCTACGTCTCCAGCATCATGAGGGACGTCTTCAGCTTCTCGCTGCTCGTTGCCTTCCTGGTGATGCGCCCCGATGGACTGTTCGGCCGAGGCGGAGAGGAGAAGGTCTGA